One Mycobacterium sp. SMC-4 DNA window includes the following coding sequences:
- a CDS encoding TetR/AcrR family transcriptional regulator yields the protein MVAHVSESAWQDRHVRNPTSGRPRLERRKRPGATARDEVLDAAAELFTTLGVAATSTRQIAEAVGIRQASLYHHFRTKDDILAALLSGTVISSLTAAQRLRARPEPPAVLLRALTLLDCRLLWESPWNVGILYLLPEVRSPRFIEFHSQRTELRDSYRDLAHRVITGLGPPPTGSLDITMDEDVVFRLVETLPNLRADGLGGSDQPQRTADLAVHALGWRGDWTTLRAASLAVIDELTVAAP from the coding sequence ATGGTTGCGCACGTGTCGGAGTCTGCGTGGCAGGATCGACACGTGCGCAACCCGACAAGCGGCCGCCCGCGCCTCGAGCGCCGCAAGCGTCCGGGCGCCACCGCCCGCGACGAAGTCCTCGACGCGGCAGCCGAACTGTTCACCACGCTGGGCGTGGCGGCGACCTCGACACGTCAGATCGCCGAGGCGGTCGGGATCCGCCAAGCCTCGCTGTATCACCATTTCCGCACCAAGGACGACATCCTGGCCGCGCTGCTCAGCGGAACAGTCATCTCGTCGCTGACGGCGGCTCAGCGGCTGCGGGCACGACCCGAGCCGCCGGCGGTGTTGCTGCGCGCATTGACCCTGCTGGACTGCCGATTGCTCTGGGAGAGTCCGTGGAATGTCGGTATTCTCTACCTGCTGCCCGAGGTGCGCAGTCCGCGGTTCATCGAATTCCATTCTCAGCGAACCGAATTACGTGACTCCTATCGCGACCTGGCGCACCGGGTGATCACCGGCCTGGGCCCGCCGCCGACCGGCTCACTGGACATCACGATGGACGAAGACGTGGTGTTCCGCCTCGTCGAGACGCTGCCGAACCTCAGGGCTGACGGACTCGGCGGCTCCGATCAGCCTCAGCGCACCGCCGATCTCGCCGTCCACGCCTTGGGGTGGCGTGGGGACTGGACGACGTTGCGGGCCGCGTCACTCGCCGTCATCGACGAGCTCACCGTCGCGGCGCCCTGA
- a CDS encoding enoyl-CoA hydratase/isomerase family protein, whose amino-acid sequence MSLVTYELRDHIATITLNRPEARNAINGAVRAELNAAWDQFRDDEDAWVGILTANGSVFCAGGDLRDGEGVVGTFGGTFWEKPTINSFESGMELFKPTIAAVQGPCIGYGLTGVLFCDFVIASTEATFSFPEVTLGTPTIVGAIRLPPRIGWANAMELLLTGKPMSAERAKEVGLVWRLVEPDALQAAAWEWAKTLTEAAPLAQRATKEVAWRTADMGWIESVRFGETMRKVVGATEDVIEGIRAWQQKRTPDWRGR is encoded by the coding sequence ATGAGTCTCGTCACTTATGAGCTTCGCGACCATATCGCGACGATCACCCTCAACCGACCGGAGGCGCGCAACGCGATCAACGGTGCCGTGCGCGCGGAGTTGAACGCCGCCTGGGACCAGTTTCGCGACGACGAAGATGCCTGGGTCGGCATTTTGACGGCCAACGGCAGCGTGTTCTGTGCCGGTGGTGATCTCCGCGACGGCGAGGGTGTCGTCGGCACGTTCGGCGGCACCTTCTGGGAAAAGCCGACCATCAATAGTTTCGAGAGCGGGATGGAGCTCTTCAAGCCGACCATCGCCGCTGTTCAGGGCCCGTGTATCGGTTACGGTCTGACCGGAGTGTTGTTCTGCGACTTCGTGATTGCCAGCACTGAAGCCACCTTCTCGTTCCCGGAGGTGACGCTGGGCACCCCGACCATCGTCGGGGCCATTCGGCTTCCTCCGCGGATCGGCTGGGCCAATGCCATGGAATTGTTGTTGACCGGCAAGCCGATGAGCGCCGAGCGGGCCAAGGAGGTGGGCCTGGTCTGGCGACTGGTGGAGCCCGACGCGCTGCAGGCAGCCGCCTGGGAGTGGGCCAAGACGCTCACCGAAGCAGCTCCGCTGGCACAACGCGCCACCAAGGAGGTTGCCTGGCGGACCGCCGACATGGGCTGGATCGAGTCGGTGCGCTTCGGTGAAACCATGCGCAAGGTTGTCGGAGCCACCGAGGATGTCATCGAGGGAATCCGGGCGTGGCAGCAGAAGCGCACACCGGACTGGCGGGGCCGCTGA
- a CDS encoding DUF4010 domain-containing protein: MTWQLIEPFLIALAIGLLLGLERERSRSTRLPAGSRSFALLALVGAVAASFGGAAVAFGLVGVAAVMALAYFRTSSEDPGTTTTIAALVAYMLGALAYTRPGLAVALAVVAAALLVSKARIHHFARDIISEVELEDAIKFLVVAFVVLPLLPDRELGPFGVLNPSRIWLLVVLLTGISWIGYIGVRALGPQRGLLVTGLAGGFISASATTASMGRLCRTARSMRAPLAAALVASLATFLQLLLVIGVVSPDVLGRLWLPVVAAAVVQAAVVAVVYRSGGLHDRAAEGDRVEATMPAGPPFALYPALVLAAVLTLALLVGRWGSDMLGAQGSVLAAAAAGLADAHAGSMAAASLAARHDITVDTALVAIAAALGSNLLVKAVLAFVAGGRRFGTGFCAGMIAPAAVFGVTMVAVVLAR, from the coding sequence GTGACCTGGCAGCTGATCGAGCCGTTTCTGATAGCACTGGCCATCGGCTTGCTGCTGGGGCTGGAGCGCGAACGCAGCCGCAGCACCCGATTACCCGCCGGGTCGCGGTCCTTCGCACTGCTGGCGCTCGTGGGTGCGGTCGCTGCGAGTTTTGGTGGCGCGGCAGTGGCGTTCGGACTCGTCGGCGTCGCGGCGGTGATGGCGTTGGCGTACTTTCGTACCAGTTCCGAGGATCCCGGCACCACCACCACGATCGCCGCGCTCGTCGCCTACATGCTCGGCGCGCTCGCGTACACCCGCCCGGGGTTGGCGGTGGCGCTGGCCGTGGTCGCCGCCGCTCTGCTGGTGTCCAAGGCCCGCATCCACCATTTTGCCCGCGACATCATCAGCGAGGTCGAACTCGAAGATGCCATCAAGTTCCTGGTCGTGGCGTTCGTGGTGTTACCGCTGCTGCCAGATCGTGAGCTCGGGCCCTTCGGTGTGCTCAACCCGTCGAGGATCTGGCTGCTGGTGGTGTTGCTGACTGGCATCAGCTGGATCGGCTACATCGGTGTGCGCGCGCTCGGTCCCCAACGCGGCCTGCTGGTCACCGGGCTGGCCGGCGGGTTCATCTCGGCCTCGGCGACGACGGCGTCGATGGGGCGGCTCTGCCGGACGGCCAGGAGTATGCGAGCACCGCTGGCCGCGGCCCTGGTGGCCAGCCTTGCGACGTTTCTCCAACTACTGCTGGTCATCGGTGTGGTCAGCCCTGACGTGCTCGGCCGCCTGTGGCTTCCGGTTGTCGCGGCCGCGGTGGTACAGGCAGCGGTGGTGGCCGTGGTCTACCGCAGCGGCGGTCTTCACGACCGTGCCGCCGAGGGTGACCGTGTGGAGGCGACCATGCCCGCCGGTCCTCCGTTCGCGTTGTATCCCGCCCTGGTGCTGGCCGCGGTATTGACCCTGGCGCTGCTCGTCGGCCGGTGGGGCTCCGACATGCTGGGGGCACAGGGATCGGTGCTCGCGGCGGCGGCGGCAGGTTTGGCCGACGCTCACGCCGGTTCGATGGCTGCGGCGAGTCTGGCCGCCCGTCACGACATCACCGTCGACACCGCCCTGGTCGCCATTGCCGCCGCGCTGGGATCCAATCTGCTGGTCAAGGCGGTACTGGCGTTCGTCGCCGGGGGTCGGCGGTTCGGGACCGGATTCTGCGCGGGCATGATTGCGCCGGCAGCCGTCTTCGGCGTAACGATGGTTGCCGTGGTGCTGGCGCGCTGA
- a CDS encoding SRPBCC family protein, translating to MKTEPDEISSSLVVERDTSASRQQVWDVVANGWTYSQWVVGNSRMRAVDPNWPKPASTIHHSIGIWPALINDSTVVDSCDPGRELVLIANGRPFGKARITLKLHDLPGGGCRIEMSEIPVTAPMRWLPQSAALALVYPRNRETTWRLAAMAERRPEAVP from the coding sequence ATGAAGACTGAACCGGACGAGATCAGCAGTTCGCTGGTCGTCGAGCGGGACACCTCCGCTTCACGCCAGCAGGTCTGGGATGTGGTCGCCAACGGGTGGACCTATTCGCAGTGGGTGGTCGGCAACAGCCGGATGCGTGCCGTCGACCCAAACTGGCCCAAACCCGCGAGCACCATCCACCATTCGATCGGCATATGGCCCGCGTTGATCAACGACAGCACGGTAGTGGACTCCTGCGATCCCGGCCGAGAACTGGTACTGATCGCCAATGGGCGACCGTTCGGCAAGGCGCGCATCACGTTGAAGCTGCATGATCTCCCCGGCGGGGGCTGCCGTATCGAGATGTCCGAGATTCCGGTGACCGCACCGATGCGTTGGTTACCCCAGTCCGCGGCGCTGGCACTGGTGTACCCACGGAACCGAGAGACCACCTGGCGCCTCGCGGCGATGGCCGAGCGCCGGCCCGAGGCGGTGCCCTGA
- a CDS encoding sodium:solute symporter family transporter: protein MIITGVAIFLVILTVSGLISMRRVRGDSANYLVAGRTLSAVLVAAVLIAQPVDSNATIGNADLSAAFGFWAGAALPIGLALCLLLMGLFFAKRLRATQVVTLPEYFRRRFGPAIEMVSSWLTVGSFVILLAGNLVAIGFLLNRFLGVSYTVGVLLTIPLALLYTITGGMFASVYTGVAQVVVNVVAVAALVTWVASTHGFSAPEGMGIGNLDQLTSADSGAVINWATIIALGLGNLVAIDLMQRVFSAASPGAAQRACFTAAGGILVLCLPLSFVALAAVGIVGDAAGDGPILYTLLGEFAPTWLAIIVISGLVAATLTTVSGILLSTASVLVRNVFRVDDGAMVMTRRILTATRWMTLPIAALAGVVALRVPQTGILLTLAFDLLLASLVVPFILGLYWSRGGAAAAAAAIVVGISVRLSFFVLTPTIYGVDNTLFYVANDTVSSAVDGWSTLGAAAASLVAYLVVALRTAVPAAPLETPAAADAPAADLIPARP from the coding sequence ATGATCATCACCGGCGTCGCCATCTTCCTTGTCATTCTCACCGTGAGCGGCCTGATCTCGATGCGCCGCGTACGCGGTGACTCGGCCAACTACCTTGTCGCCGGGCGCACCCTGTCGGCCGTTCTGGTCGCCGCGGTGCTCATCGCCCAGCCTGTCGACTCCAACGCCACCATCGGCAACGCGGATCTGTCTGCGGCGTTCGGTTTCTGGGCGGGCGCGGCACTTCCGATCGGGCTGGCGCTGTGCCTGCTGCTGATGGGACTGTTCTTCGCCAAGCGCTTGCGCGCCACCCAAGTGGTGACGCTGCCCGAATACTTTCGGCGACGCTTCGGCCCGGCCATCGAGATGGTCTCGTCCTGGCTGACCGTCGGCAGTTTCGTGATTCTGCTGGCGGGCAATCTGGTCGCAATCGGCTTCCTGCTCAACCGCTTCCTCGGGGTCTCCTACACCGTCGGTGTGCTGCTGACCATCCCACTGGCCCTGCTCTACACCATCACCGGCGGCATGTTCGCCAGCGTCTACACCGGTGTTGCCCAGGTTGTGGTCAACGTCGTGGCGGTGGCAGCGCTGGTGACCTGGGTGGCATCCACCCACGGCTTCAGCGCACCGGAGGGTATGGGTATCGGTAATCTCGACCAGCTGACCTCGGCCGACTCGGGGGCGGTGATCAACTGGGCCACGATCATTGCGCTCGGCCTGGGCAACCTGGTGGCAATCGACCTGATGCAGCGGGTGTTCTCGGCGGCCAGCCCCGGCGCGGCGCAGCGCGCCTGCTTCACGGCTGCCGGCGGCATCCTGGTGTTGTGCCTGCCGCTGTCGTTCGTCGCGCTCGCGGCGGTCGGCATCGTCGGCGACGCCGCGGGCGACGGACCCATCCTGTACACCCTGCTGGGCGAGTTCGCGCCGACGTGGTTGGCGATCATCGTCATCTCCGGGCTGGTCGCTGCCACGTTGACCACGGTGAGTGGCATCCTGCTGTCGACAGCTTCGGTTCTGGTGCGCAACGTGTTCCGGGTCGACGACGGCGCAATGGTGATGACGCGGCGCATCCTGACCGCGACGCGGTGGATGACGCTGCCCATCGCCGCGCTGGCCGGCGTGGTCGCGCTGCGGGTTCCACAGACCGGCATCCTGTTGACGTTGGCCTTCGATCTGCTGCTGGCCAGTCTGGTGGTGCCCTTCATCTTGGGGCTCTACTGGTCCCGGGGCGGTGCAGCTGCAGCGGCGGCCGCGATCGTGGTCGGCATCAGCGTGCGTCTGTCCTTCTTCGTGTTGACGCCGACTATCTACGGGGTGGACAACACGCTGTTCTACGTGGCCAACGACACGGTGTCGAGCGCGGTGGACGGGTGGAGCACCTTGGGGGCCGCCGCGGCGTCGCTGGTTGCCTACCTGGTGGTCGCGCTGCGTACTGCGGTGCCGGCTGCCCCGCTGGAAACCCCGGCTGCGGCGGACGCGCCGGCGGCCGATCTCATCCCGGCCCGGCCCTGA
- a CDS encoding manganese catalase family protein → MFRHTDYMQFDAKPEKPDPIYARKLQELLGGAFGEMTVTMQYLMQGWNCRMKGKYKDLIMDVATEEMGHVEMIATMCARLLEGAPATDATQNALGDPVVAAVMGGMDPQQAIISGGAPTLSDSQGSPWNGKFIVASGNLLADFYANVAAEAQGRVQTARLWHMTDDPGVKAMLKFNLARDTYHQNMWLAAIEELQADGLEGVVAPDDLFDEEFDEHASTLWHLSDGADADKGRWAHGPLKDGRHMGKFLADPQPLGDLQSGPPPDPKLYVTYDGNMGEPRTPAFGTEKGVVGKLKDAIDPDKT, encoded by the coding sequence ATGTTCCGTCACACCGATTACATGCAATTCGACGCCAAACCGGAAAAGCCGGACCCGATTTATGCGCGCAAGCTTCAAGAGCTGCTCGGCGGTGCGTTCGGCGAGATGACCGTCACCATGCAATACCTGATGCAGGGCTGGAACTGCCGGATGAAGGGGAAGTACAAGGACCTGATCATGGACGTGGCCACCGAGGAGATGGGCCACGTCGAGATGATCGCCACCATGTGCGCCCGGCTGCTGGAGGGCGCCCCGGCCACCGATGCCACCCAGAACGCGCTCGGTGATCCGGTGGTGGCCGCGGTGATGGGTGGCATGGATCCGCAACAGGCAATCATCTCCGGTGGCGCCCCCACGTTGTCCGACAGCCAGGGGTCCCCATGGAACGGCAAGTTCATCGTCGCCTCAGGAAATCTGCTGGCCGACTTCTATGCCAATGTCGCCGCCGAAGCTCAAGGGCGAGTGCAGACCGCCCGGCTGTGGCATATGACCGATGACCCCGGTGTCAAGGCGATGTTGAAATTCAACCTGGCTCGCGACACCTACCACCAGAACATGTGGCTGGCCGCGATCGAGGAACTGCAGGCCGACGGTCTGGAAGGTGTGGTGGCACCCGACGACCTGTTCGACGAGGAGTTCGACGAGCACGCCAGCACCCTGTGGCATCTGTCCGATGGCGCCGACGCCGACAAAGGTCGCTGGGCACATGGACCGCTCAAAGACGGTCGCCATATGGGCAAGTTTCTCGCTGATCCGCAACCGCTCGGTGATCTGCAGTCGGGCCCCCCGCCGGACCCCAAGCTCTACGTCACCTACGACGGGAACATGGGCGAACCGCGTACACCGGCGTTCGGAACCGAGAAGGGCGTCGTAGGCAAGCTCAAGGACGCCATCGACCCGGACAAGACGTGA
- a CDS encoding SDR family NAD(P)-dependent oxidoreductase, producing MKVLITGGTGFVGAWTAKAVQQAGHQVRFLVRNAARLQASAAFIGADISDHVLGDISDASSTTTALNGCDAVIHCAAMVSTDPDRADEMLHTNLEGARNVLGGAVAAGLDPIVHVSSFTALFQPDLDTLHADLPVVGGTDGYGRSKAAVEAYARGLQDAGAPVTITYPGMVLGPPAGEQFGEAAEGVEASVKMRGVPGRSAAWIVIDVRDLADLHVALLEPGRGPRRYMAGGQRVAVGELAKTIGAAAGQTLFVYPVPDVALRSAGRIMDLIGAHLPFDTPIDSAAMQYYTQMPASDDSPSRRDLGVTQRDPAETIADTVTGLRRLGRL from the coding sequence GTGAAAGTACTGATCACCGGAGGCACCGGGTTCGTCGGTGCATGGACCGCCAAGGCGGTACAGCAGGCCGGACACCAGGTCCGATTCCTCGTGCGCAACGCCGCCCGGCTTCAGGCCAGTGCCGCCTTCATCGGCGCCGACATCAGCGACCATGTCCTCGGCGACATCTCCGACGCCTCGTCGACCACGACCGCACTGAACGGCTGTGATGCCGTCATCCATTGTGCGGCAATGGTGTCCACCGACCCCGACCGCGCCGACGAGATGTTGCACACCAATCTCGAAGGTGCCCGCAACGTCCTGGGCGGCGCGGTGGCCGCCGGGCTGGACCCGATCGTGCATGTGTCGAGTTTTACCGCGCTGTTCCAGCCAGACCTCGACACTTTGCACGCCGACCTGCCCGTTGTCGGCGGCACCGACGGATACGGCCGGTCCAAGGCCGCCGTCGAGGCCTACGCGCGCGGGCTGCAGGACGCCGGCGCCCCGGTCACCATCACCTATCCCGGAATGGTTTTGGGTCCACCGGCCGGCGAACAGTTCGGGGAGGCCGCCGAGGGTGTCGAAGCATCGGTCAAGATGCGCGGTGTGCCCGGCCGCAGCGCCGCGTGGATCGTCATCGACGTCCGTGACCTGGCCGACCTGCACGTCGCACTGCTCGAACCCGGCCGCGGTCCGCGCCGTTATATGGCTGGCGGACAACGGGTTGCGGTCGGCGAGCTGGCCAAGACGATCGGCGCGGCAGCCGGACAGACGCTCTTTGTCTACCCGGTGCCTGATGTCGCGCTACGTAGCGCGGGTCGCATCATGGACCTGATCGGCGCCCATCTGCCCTTCGACACCCCCATCGACTCGGCGGCCATGCAGTATTACACCCAGATGCCCGCCTCCGACGACTCGCCCAGCCGGCGTGACCTCGGTGTGACGCAGCGCGACCCCGCCGAGACCATCGCCGACACCGTGACCGGGCTGCGGCGCCTCGGGCGTCTCTGA
- a CDS encoding ecdysteroid 22-kinase family protein, with product MSSSLLPRLIETVDDLSSEWLTAVIGEGAVTGYTVDRIGTGQMSQCYRVGLHYADGETGPAAVVLKIAAPDGSSRQTGASMGLYEREVRFYTDIAPRVHGAVAHCYHAAYDPDSGAFDLVLSDAAPAVAGDEIRGATPEQARLALQQVGNIHRRLLGDDTLEGAAWINRESPVTQDLVAALYAGFIDRYRDRISDEHRAVCERFVEVFDEYMDTQSSSDAPRGLVHGDFRLDNMLFGTAGAEQPLTVLDWQTVTWGPAFSDVAYFLGCALPVAHRREQYDELLGVYHEALGPDSGVTIDDVRDGVRRQSFFGVLMSIVSPMLVERTERGDEMFMAMIERHCQHVLDTDALSILPEPTVSEPLQPTAHDEGRHQPTDETLWSESWYFDFVDAAQNIGGWIRLGLIPNQGHAWINALLCGPDMPTVALLDFKAPLPVDHTQTRTAGIELAFDVVEPLRTFRVTVSGRGQAFDDPEELLDGGAGRAVDVAMDLTWHTAGRPYRYRVSPRYEIPCKVTGSVSIDSSVYDFSKVAGQRDHSWAARDWWSMDWVWSALHLDDGTHQHGVEIRIPGIPPLCVGYLQTPDGPLLELHKVSPESTFAGELPVRMQLTCAPGDLVAAFEVRGHAPVLLTSDDGRLSRFPRAWGTVTTADGRTGVGWVEWNRSQQS from the coding sequence GTGTCTTCCTCGCTGCTTCCCCGGCTCATCGAAACCGTCGACGATCTGAGCTCCGAGTGGCTCACCGCGGTGATCGGCGAGGGCGCGGTGACGGGGTACACCGTGGACCGCATCGGCACCGGTCAGATGAGCCAGTGCTACCGGGTGGGCCTGCATTACGCAGATGGCGAGACCGGTCCGGCGGCGGTGGTGCTCAAGATCGCCGCCCCGGACGGCAGCAGTCGCCAGACCGGTGCCTCGATGGGACTCTATGAACGCGAGGTACGGTTCTACACTGACATCGCGCCCAGGGTCCATGGCGCGGTGGCGCACTGCTACCACGCGGCCTACGACCCGGACAGCGGCGCATTCGATCTTGTGCTCTCCGATGCCGCGCCGGCGGTGGCCGGCGATGAGATCCGCGGTGCCACTCCAGAGCAGGCGCGCCTGGCTCTGCAGCAGGTCGGCAACATCCACCGACGACTGTTGGGCGACGACACACTCGAAGGCGCCGCCTGGATCAACCGCGAATCGCCGGTGACCCAGGACCTCGTCGCCGCGCTGTACGCCGGGTTCATCGACCGCTACCGAGATCGGATCTCCGACGAGCACCGCGCGGTGTGCGAGCGGTTCGTCGAAGTCTTCGACGAATATATGGACACGCAGAGTAGTTCCGACGCGCCCCGCGGGCTCGTGCACGGCGACTTCCGGCTCGACAACATGTTGTTCGGCACAGCCGGCGCCGAGCAGCCACTGACGGTACTGGACTGGCAGACCGTCACGTGGGGCCCGGCGTTCAGCGATGTCGCGTACTTCCTGGGCTGCGCGCTGCCGGTCGCGCACCGCCGAGAGCAGTACGACGAACTGCTGGGTGTGTATCACGAAGCGCTGGGCCCGGATTCGGGGGTGACGATCGACGATGTGCGTGACGGTGTCCGGCGGCAGAGCTTCTTCGGCGTGCTGATGTCCATCGTGTCGCCGATGTTGGTGGAGCGTACCGAGCGAGGCGACGAGATGTTCATGGCGATGATCGAACGACACTGCCAGCATGTCCTCGACACCGATGCCCTGTCGATCCTTCCCGAACCGACGGTATCCGAACCGCTGCAACCCACCGCACACGACGAAGGCCGACATCAACCGACCGACGAAACCCTCTGGAGTGAGAGCTGGTACTTCGATTTCGTCGACGCCGCACAGAACATCGGCGGCTGGATCCGGCTGGGGCTGATCCCCAATCAAGGGCACGCATGGATCAATGCCCTGCTGTGCGGTCCGGATATGCCGACCGTCGCGCTACTGGACTTCAAGGCGCCGCTGCCGGTCGACCACACCCAGACGCGCACCGCGGGCATCGAGCTGGCGTTCGACGTCGTCGAGCCGTTGCGGACCTTTCGGGTCACGGTCAGTGGGCGGGGGCAGGCGTTCGACGATCCGGAGGAGTTGTTGGACGGGGGAGCCGGCCGGGCCGTCGACGTGGCCATGGACCTGACGTGGCACACCGCCGGTAGGCCGTACCGATATCGGGTGTCCCCTCGCTATGAGATCCCCTGCAAAGTAACAGGTTCAGTTTCCATCGATAGCTCCGTCTACGACTTCAGCAAGGTGGCCGGCCAGCGGGACCATTCGTGGGCTGCGCGTGACTGGTGGAGCATGGACTGGGTCTGGAGTGCACTGCATCTCGATGACGGCACCCACCAGCACGGCGTCGAGATCCGCATTCCCGGAATCCCGCCATTATGCGTCGGGTATCTGCAGACTCCGGACGGACCCCTTCTCGAACTGCACAAGGTCAGTCCCGAGAGCACCTTCGCCGGTGAGCTACCGGTGCGGATGCAGTTGACCTGTGCCCCAGGTGATCTGGTGGCGGCCTTCGAGGTGCGCGGTCACGCGCCGGTGCTGCTGACATCAGATGACGGCCGGTTGAGTCGGTTTCCGCGCGCTTGGGGCACGGTGACCACCGCCGACGGACGCACGGGGGTCGGCTGGGTGGAGTGGAACCGCAGCCAGCAGTCCTAG
- a CDS encoding pyridoxamine 5'-phosphate oxidase family protein — translation MAKMTNDERERFLADVHVGVIAVERKNRAPLAVPIWYGYQPGQEVLLWTEAESLKHRLIRSAGRFALTAQDEQPPYRFVTVEGEVTGITDADDEVVRALAVRYLGREAGDQFTDENLTSTSIVIRMRPTRWLSEDYST, via the coding sequence ATGGCGAAGATGACGAATGACGAGCGCGAGCGTTTCCTGGCCGATGTCCACGTCGGTGTGATTGCCGTCGAGCGCAAGAATCGGGCGCCGTTGGCGGTGCCGATCTGGTACGGCTACCAACCGGGGCAGGAGGTGCTCTTGTGGACCGAAGCGGAATCGCTCAAGCACAGGTTGATTCGGTCAGCGGGCCGGTTCGCCCTCACCGCGCAGGACGAGCAGCCGCCATACCGGTTCGTCACCGTCGAAGGTGAGGTCACCGGAATCACCGATGCCGACGACGAAGTGGTGCGCGCGCTCGCGGTGCGCTACCTCGGCCGCGAGGCCGGGGATCAGTTCACCGACGAGAACCTGACATCCACCTCGATCGTGATTCGGATGCGTCCGACGCGTTGGCTGAGCGAGGATTATTCGACGTAG
- a CDS encoding cation:proton antiporter family protein — MTATVVAIYLVITFGLGGLALALRLPPLVGFLAAGFVLNAIDVEEMPQLDVLADLGVTLLLFAIGLKLDVRILLRREVWLTTSAHMAISVVLGGAALWLAAVAGLSMLSGQSVRTIALLAFAMSFSSTVFVVKVLEERGESHSLYGRIAIGILVLQDIVAVVFLTATSGHLPSPWALALVGLWPLTWAVRKIWSRLGHGEMQSLFGIVMALVPGYALFTAVGLKGDLGALIVGVLLASHPASAELARSLFHIKELLLVGFFVSIGLTGLPDLPTLTVAVVMLLLLPFKAIWYVVLLSLMRLRYRTAILAGLSLMNYSEFGLIVVSVGVSVGLLAEAWLVEMSIAVALSFIAAALVNGRGHLMVEKIATRLPAQDEHRLHPEERPVDAGDAEVVVIGMGRVGAAAYQRLTEHYGLRVIGVDYDAALIGRHADNGLRVVEGDATDLDFWNRLRRSDSVRMAVLATPRHGSNVSALECLRESGFSGKVASVARYDDEVQWAKDNGVDIAFNVYAGAGLELADQVGAVDAVTEDESGGRTEIGSGRRDGELVDDGE; from the coding sequence GTGACCGCGACAGTCGTCGCCATCTATCTCGTCATCACGTTCGGGCTGGGCGGGCTCGCCCTGGCGTTGCGTCTTCCGCCGCTGGTCGGTTTCCTGGCTGCGGGGTTCGTTCTCAACGCCATCGACGTCGAAGAGATGCCGCAACTCGACGTGTTGGCGGACCTGGGCGTCACCCTGTTGCTCTTTGCTATCGGTCTCAAGCTCGACGTGCGCATCCTGTTGCGCCGCGAGGTGTGGCTGACCACGTCGGCCCACATGGCGATCAGTGTCGTCCTCGGCGGGGCGGCGCTGTGGTTGGCCGCGGTGGCCGGGTTGAGCATGCTGTCAGGACAGAGTGTGCGAACGATCGCGCTGCTCGCCTTCGCCATGTCGTTTTCCAGCACGGTCTTCGTCGTCAAAGTTCTCGAAGAGCGGGGCGAGTCACATTCGCTCTACGGCCGCATCGCGATCGGCATCTTGGTGTTGCAGGACATCGTGGCGGTGGTCTTCCTGACCGCCACCAGCGGCCACCTGCCCAGTCCGTGGGCGCTGGCGCTGGTCGGCTTGTGGCCGCTGACCTGGGCGGTGCGCAAGATCTGGAGTCGCCTGGGTCATGGCGAGATGCAGTCGTTGTTCGGAATCGTGATGGCCTTGGTTCCCGGCTACGCGCTGTTCACCGCGGTCGGGCTCAAGGGTGATCTCGGTGCGCTGATCGTCGGTGTGCTGCTGGCATCGCATCCGGCCTCCGCCGAACTGGCCCGCTCGTTGTTCCACATCAAAGAACTGCTCCTGGTGGGCTTTTTCGTGTCCATCGGCCTGACCGGGCTACCAGATCTCCCGACCCTCACGGTCGCAGTGGTGATGTTGCTGCTGCTGCCTTTCAAGGCGATCTGGTACGTCGTGCTGTTGTCGCTGATGCGGTTGCGGTACCGCACCGCGATACTGGCCGGGCTGAGCTTGATGAACTACTCCGAGTTCGGGCTGATCGTGGTGTCGGTCGGGGTCTCGGTCGGACTGCTGGCCGAGGCATGGTTGGTCGAGATGTCGATTGCGGTGGCGTTGAGCTTCATCGCCGCAGCGTTGGTCAACGGACGCGGCCATCTGATGGTGGAGAAGATCGCGACGCGGCTGCCGGCGCAGGACGAGCACAGACTGCACCCCGAGGAACGTCCCGTCGATGCCGGCGATGCCGAGGTGGTGGTGATCGGGATGGGTCGGGTCGGTGCGGCTGCCTATCAACGCCTTACCGAGCACTACGGGTTGCGGGTGATCGGCGTCGACTACGACGCCGCGCTGATCGGGCGACATGCCGACAACGGACTTCGGGTGGTCGAAGGAGACGCCACCGACCTGGATTTCTGGAACCGGCTGCGGCGCTCCGATTCGGTGCGAATGGCGGTGTTGGCCACGCCCCGGCACGGCTCCAATGTCAGTGCGCTGGAATGCCTTCGCGAGTCCGGCTTCAGCGGCAAGGTGGCTTCGGTGGCCAGATACGACGACGAGGTGCAGTGGGCCAAGGACAACGGAGTCGACATCGCCTTCAACGTCTATGCGGGTGCCGGTCTGGAACTGGCCGATCAGGTGGGCGCAGTCGACGCCGTCACCGAGGATGAGAGCGGCGGGCGGACCGAGATCGGGTCAGGGCGCCGCGACGGTGAGCTCGTCGATGACGGCGAGTGA